Proteins encoded in a region of the Megalops cyprinoides isolate fMegCyp1 chromosome 3, fMegCyp1.pri, whole genome shotgun sequence genome:
- the LOC118774781 gene encoding calpain-5-like: MFSSATPYKNQRYSVLKQECKEAKKLFEDPEFPATHTSLFYRKPPPGTVEWKRPREICDDPHLFVEGISSHDLNQGVVGNCWFVAACSCLALKPTLWQKVIPDWKEQEWDPKHPENYAGIFHFQFWIFGEWVDVVVDDRLPTVNGELIYCHSKTNNEFWSALLEKAYAKLSACYESLDGGNTGDAVVDFSGAVSESIDLEAGKYASDLPAQIKLFEDLLKVYERGGIISCSIKASPSEIEAHMTCGLVKGHAYSVTAVRKARLGHGLMAFFKAEKIFLIRMRNPWGKTEWNGAWSDHSEEWEKVGSMERQAMDITVEDDGEFWMPFDDWCKYFTDVDVCRIINTSLLSLDKTWHEAVYFGSWTKHAEPLYNRCGGCANHRQTFLQNPQYLFDVTKEEDEVLISLQQRDMKIHRPMGQGENLTMGFAILKVEQNRKYRLHDIVTQQNVATSTYINARTVFMRKVLPKGRYIIIPTTFMPEVLGDFMIRVYTDVDSGCRELTLDKPRVRCWSGFLGYPQAMTQIYVHRAEGLEKQDSTGGADPYVIICCEGHTVKSTVQKDTLEPLFDTRAIFYRKKPRKPITVQVWNSNAVQDQFMGQVVLAASLKDSSDPQILQLRKRGQEMADEMPGTISLRVVTTSQLTDM, from the exons ATGTTCTCCTCAGCCACACCGTACAAGAACCAGAGGTACTCGGTCCTAAAGCAGGAATGCAAGGAGGCCAAGAAGCTCTTTGAAGATCCTGAATTTCCAGCAACTCATACATCTCTGTTCTACCGGAAGCCACCTCCAGGCACTGTGGAATGGAAAAGGCCAAGG GAAATCTGTGATGACCCTCATTTATTTGTCGAGGGAATCAGTTCCCATGACCTGAACCAGGGCGTGGTGGGAAATTGTTGGTTTGTGGCAGCATGCTCTTGTCTGGCACTCAAACCTACTCTCTGGCAGAAG GTCATTCCTGACTGGAAGGAGCAGGAGTGGGATCCCAAACATCCAGAGAACTACGCGGGCATCTTCCACTTCCAGTTCTGGATCTTCGGCGAGTGGGTGGACGTGGTGGTGGACGACCGTCTGCCCACCGTCAATGGGGAGCTGATATATTGCCACTCCAAGACGAATAATGAGTTCTGGAGTGCGCTGCTGGAGAAGGCCTACGCTAA GCTGTCTGCATGCTATGAGTCCCTGGACGGGGGCAACACGGGGGATGCCGTGGTGGACTTCTCCGGCGCCGTGTCCGAGTCCATCGACCTGGAGGCGGGGAAGTACGCCTCCGACCTGCCGGCCCAGATAAAGCTGTTTGAGGACCTGCTCAAGGTGTACGAGAGAGGAGGCATCATCAGCTGCTCCATCAAG GCCTCGCCGTCAGAGATCGAGGCCCACATGACCTGCGGCCTGGTCAAAGGCCACGCCTACTCTGTGACGGCTGTCAGGAAAGCCAGGCTGGGCCACGGGCTGATGGCCTTCTTCAAAGCGGAGAAGATCTTCCTGATTCGCATGAGGAACCCCTGGGGGAAGACGGAGTGGAACGGGGCATGGAGTGACCA TTCAGAGGAATGGGAGAAAGTGGGCAGCATGGAGAGGCAGGCCATGGACATCACAGTGGAGGATGACGGGGAGTTTTG GATGCCGTTTGACGACTGGTGTAAGTACTTCACCGACGTGGACGTGTGCCGCATTATCAACACCTCGCTGCTGAGCCTGGATAAGACCTGGCACGAGGCGGTGTATTTTGGCAGCTGGACCAAGCACGCCGAACCCCTGTACAACCGCTGCGGGGGCTGTGCGAACCACCGGCAGACCTTCCTGCAGAACCCACAG TATCTGTTTGACGTGACGAAGGAGGAGGACGAAGTTCTGATTTCCCTGCAGCAGCGAGATATGAAGATTCACAGACCAATGGGACAGGGGGAAAACCTCACCATGGGGTTCGCCATCCTCAAG GTGGAACAGAACAGGAAGTACCGGCTGCATGATATAGTGACTCAGCAGAATGTGGCCACATCCACGTACATCAACGCCCGCACAGTTTTCATGAGGAAGGTGCTGCCGAAAGGACGCTACATCATCATCCCCACTACATTCATGCCGGAGGTCCTGGGAGACTTCATGATTAGGGTCTACACGGACGTGGACTCAGGATGCAG AGAGCTGACCCTGGACAAGCCCAGAGTGAGGTGCTGGAGTGGGTTCTTGGGCTACCCCCAAGCCATGACACAAATCTACGTGCACAGAGCCGAGGGTCTGGAGAAGCAGGACTCAACCGGGG GAGCTGATCCTTATGTGATCATATGCTGTGAGGGGCACACAGTCAAGTCCACGGTCCAGAAGGACACCCTGGAGCCACTATTTGACACCAGAGCCATCTTCTACAGAAAGAAGCCCAGGAAACCCATCACTGTGCAG GTGTGGAACAGCAACGCGGTGCAGGACCAGTTCATGGGTCAGGTGGTCCTGGCCGCCTCCTTGAAGGACTCATCTGACCCTCAGATCCTACAGCTACGTAAGAGAGGTCAGGAGATGGCGGACGAGATGCCCGGGACCATCAGCCTGAGAGTGGTCACCACCAGTCAGCTGACTGATatgtga